From a single Rosa rugosa chromosome 7, drRosRugo1.1, whole genome shotgun sequence genomic region:
- the LOC133721844 gene encoding (-)-alpha-pinene synthase-like isoform X1, with the protein MSIRTFLSLQKPQIPQTDIVRRTANFQPSIWGDRFINYASQDNNITDGLWKKQVDQLKVVVRRDVFRNAAGNFSTQMKSIDAMQRLGIAYHFETEIEQAFEHMHATYVHDGDLYDVALGFRLLRQHGYNVSSDVFDKFKDANGNFKEGLTANTAGMLSFYEATHLRMHGEDILEDAVFFTTTHLESSVTHVSHPLAAEITQALERHLRKSPERLCARRYMSILQDNPKSLHHEVVALLKLAKLDFNLVQSLHKRELSEISRWWKELDFERELPFARNRIVELYFWTVGVFFEPQYASGRKFLTKVIALGSVLDDIYDAYGTFEELEIFTEAIQSIVYGIFRWDVNCIDELPDYMKIFYSRLLNVCSEIEGEMVNQGTSYRVHYAKEAIKAQARLYFAEARWLHEDYIPSMDEYMGIAIPSVGNTLLSTISLVGMEDIVTKEAFKWLANDPKILRASNIIFRLMDDIVSSKFEKEREHVASSIDCYMKQHGVSEQETIEVFNRKIVDSWKDINEEFLKPTAVPMPVLTRVLNLTRVVDLLYKGEDEYTGVGNVMKDGVVSLFIDPVPL; encoded by the exons ATGTCTATCCGAACTTTTCTATCACTTCAAAAGCCACAAATTCCTCAGACTGATATTGTTCGGCGGACAGCGAATTTTCAACCAAGCATTTGGGGAGATCGGTTCATTAACTATGCCTCCCAGGACAACAAT ATAACTGATGGCCTTTGGAAAAAGCAGGTTGACCAACTGAAAGTAGTAGTCAGGAGGGATGTTTTCAGAAATGCGGCAGGTAATTTTTCAACACAGATGAAGTCAATTGATGCAATGCAGCGTCTTGGTATCGCATACCATTTCGAAACAGAAATAGAACAAGCATTCGAACATATGCATGCTACATATGTTCATGATGGTGATTTGTACGATGTTGCTCTTGGTTTTCGGCTACTAAGACAACATGGATATAATGTTTCATCCG ATGTTTTTGACAAGTTCAAAGATGCAAATGGTAACTTCAAAGAAGGCTTAACTGCCAATACGGCTGGTATGTTAAGCTTTTATGAAGCAACACATCTAAGGATGCATGGTGAAGATATACTAGAAGATGCTGTATTTTTCACCACAACTCACCTTGAGTCATCTGTAACCCATGTAAGTCATCCACTAGCAGCAGAAATAACGCAAGCCTTAGAGAGACATCTCCGAAAAAGTCCAGAGAGATTATGTGCAAGGCGTTACATGTCAATCTTACAAGATAATCCTAAATCTCTGCATCATGAAGTAGTAGCTTTGTTGAAACTTGCAAAGTTAGATTTCAATCTTGTTCAGTCTTTACACAAAAGGGAGCTCAGTGAGATCTCTAGGTGGTGGAAAGAACTAGACTTTGAAAGGGAGCTTCCTTTCGCAAGAAATAGGATTGTGGAGTTGTATTTTTGGACAGTCGGAGTATTTTTCGAACCCCAATACGCCTCAGGGAGAAAATTTCTAACAAAAGTAATTGCCTTGGGGTCAGTTTTGGATGATATTTACGATGCATATGGTACATTCGAAGAACTCGAGATCTTTACTGAAGCAATTCAAAG TATCGTTTATGGAATTTTCAGGTGGGACGTCAATTGTATAGATGAATTGCCAGACTATATGAAGATATTTTATAGCAGGCTGCTGAATGTTTGCAGTGAAATTGAGGGGGAGATGGTAAACCAAGGAACTTCATACCGAGTACATTATGCAAAAGAAGCT ataAAAGCTCAAGCCCGATTATACTTTGCCGAGGCACGATGGCTCCATGAAGACTACATCCCAAGCATGGATGAGTATATGGGTATCGCGATACCTTCTGTTGGAAACACTTTGCTTTCGACTATATCTTTAGTCGGAATGGAAGACATAGTGACCAAGGAGGCATTTAAGTGGTTAGCAAATGACCCTAAAATTCTTAGGGCTTCCAACATCATTTTCAGGCTGATGGATGACATTGTTTCTAGCAAG tttgagaaagagagagagcatgTTGCTTCTAGTATTGATTGCTACATGAAGCAACATGGGGTCTCAGAACAAGAGACCATTGAAGTCTTCAACAGAAAAATTGTGGATTCATGGAAGGATATAAATGAAGAGTTTCTTAAACCGACCGCTGTGCCGATGCCTGTGCTTACTCGTGTTCTTAACCTAACGAGAGTGGTTGATCTCCTTTACAAAGGGGAGGATGAGTACACTGGAGTGGGAAACGTTATGAAAGATGGTGTTGTCTCACTCTTCATCGATCCAGTGCCACTGTGA
- the LOC133721844 gene encoding (-)-alpha-pinene synthase-like isoform X2, with translation MSIRTFLSLQKPQIPQTDIVRRTANFQPSIWGDRFINYASQDNNITDGLWKKQVDQLKVVVRRDVFRNAAGNFSTQMKSIDAMQRLGIAYHFETEIEQAFEHMHATYVHDGDLYDVALGFRLLRQHGYNVSSDVFDKFKDANGNFKEGLTANTAGMLSFYEATHLRMHGEDILEDAVFFTTTHLESSVTHVSHPLAAEITQALERHLRKSPERLCARRYMSILQDNPKSLHHEVVALLKLAKLDFNLVQSLHKRELSEISRWWKELDFERELPFARNRIVELYFWTVGVFFEPQYASGRKFLTKVIALGSVLDDIYDAYGTFEELEIFTEAIQRWDVNCIDELPDYMKIFYSRLLNVCSEIEGEMVNQGTSYRVHYAKEAIKAQARLYFAEARWLHEDYIPSMDEYMGIAIPSVGNTLLSTISLVGMEDIVTKEAFKWLANDPKILRASNIIFRLMDDIVSSKFEKEREHVASSIDCYMKQHGVSEQETIEVFNRKIVDSWKDINEEFLKPTAVPMPVLTRVLNLTRVVDLLYKGEDEYTGVGNVMKDGVVSLFIDPVPL, from the exons ATGTCTATCCGAACTTTTCTATCACTTCAAAAGCCACAAATTCCTCAGACTGATATTGTTCGGCGGACAGCGAATTTTCAACCAAGCATTTGGGGAGATCGGTTCATTAACTATGCCTCCCAGGACAACAAT ATAACTGATGGCCTTTGGAAAAAGCAGGTTGACCAACTGAAAGTAGTAGTCAGGAGGGATGTTTTCAGAAATGCGGCAGGTAATTTTTCAACACAGATGAAGTCAATTGATGCAATGCAGCGTCTTGGTATCGCATACCATTTCGAAACAGAAATAGAACAAGCATTCGAACATATGCATGCTACATATGTTCATGATGGTGATTTGTACGATGTTGCTCTTGGTTTTCGGCTACTAAGACAACATGGATATAATGTTTCATCCG ATGTTTTTGACAAGTTCAAAGATGCAAATGGTAACTTCAAAGAAGGCTTAACTGCCAATACGGCTGGTATGTTAAGCTTTTATGAAGCAACACATCTAAGGATGCATGGTGAAGATATACTAGAAGATGCTGTATTTTTCACCACAACTCACCTTGAGTCATCTGTAACCCATGTAAGTCATCCACTAGCAGCAGAAATAACGCAAGCCTTAGAGAGACATCTCCGAAAAAGTCCAGAGAGATTATGTGCAAGGCGTTACATGTCAATCTTACAAGATAATCCTAAATCTCTGCATCATGAAGTAGTAGCTTTGTTGAAACTTGCAAAGTTAGATTTCAATCTTGTTCAGTCTTTACACAAAAGGGAGCTCAGTGAGATCTCTAGGTGGTGGAAAGAACTAGACTTTGAAAGGGAGCTTCCTTTCGCAAGAAATAGGATTGTGGAGTTGTATTTTTGGACAGTCGGAGTATTTTTCGAACCCCAATACGCCTCAGGGAGAAAATTTCTAACAAAAGTAATTGCCTTGGGGTCAGTTTTGGATGATATTTACGATGCATATGGTACATTCGAAGAACTCGAGATCTTTACTGAAGCAATTCAAAG GTGGGACGTCAATTGTATAGATGAATTGCCAGACTATATGAAGATATTTTATAGCAGGCTGCTGAATGTTTGCAGTGAAATTGAGGGGGAGATGGTAAACCAAGGAACTTCATACCGAGTACATTATGCAAAAGAAGCT ataAAAGCTCAAGCCCGATTATACTTTGCCGAGGCACGATGGCTCCATGAAGACTACATCCCAAGCATGGATGAGTATATGGGTATCGCGATACCTTCTGTTGGAAACACTTTGCTTTCGACTATATCTTTAGTCGGAATGGAAGACATAGTGACCAAGGAGGCATTTAAGTGGTTAGCAAATGACCCTAAAATTCTTAGGGCTTCCAACATCATTTTCAGGCTGATGGATGACATTGTTTCTAGCAAG tttgagaaagagagagagcatgTTGCTTCTAGTATTGATTGCTACATGAAGCAACATGGGGTCTCAGAACAAGAGACCATTGAAGTCTTCAACAGAAAAATTGTGGATTCATGGAAGGATATAAATGAAGAGTTTCTTAAACCGACCGCTGTGCCGATGCCTGTGCTTACTCGTGTTCTTAACCTAACGAGAGTGGTTGATCTCCTTTACAAAGGGGAGGATGAGTACACTGGAGTGGGAAACGTTATGAAAGATGGTGTTGTCTCACTCTTCATCGATCCAGTGCCACTGTGA
- the LOC133721844 gene encoding (-)-alpha-pinene synthase-like isoform X3: MKSIDAMQRLGIAYHFETEIEQAFEHMHATYVHDGDLYDVALGFRLLRQHGYNVSSDVFDKFKDANGNFKEGLTANTAGMLSFYEATHLRMHGEDILEDAVFFTTTHLESSVTHVSHPLAAEITQALERHLRKSPERLCARRYMSILQDNPKSLHHEVVALLKLAKLDFNLVQSLHKRELSEISRWWKELDFERELPFARNRIVELYFWTVGVFFEPQYASGRKFLTKVIALGSVLDDIYDAYGTFEELEIFTEAIQSIVYGIFRWDVNCIDELPDYMKIFYSRLLNVCSEIEGEMVNQGTSYRVHYAKEAIKAQARLYFAEARWLHEDYIPSMDEYMGIAIPSVGNTLLSTISLVGMEDIVTKEAFKWLANDPKILRASNIIFRLMDDIVSSKFEKEREHVASSIDCYMKQHGVSEQETIEVFNRKIVDSWKDINEEFLKPTAVPMPVLTRVLNLTRVVDLLYKGEDEYTGVGNVMKDGVVSLFIDPVPL; this comes from the exons ATGAAGTCAATTGATGCAATGCAGCGTCTTGGTATCGCATACCATTTCGAAACAGAAATAGAACAAGCATTCGAACATATGCATGCTACATATGTTCATGATGGTGATTTGTACGATGTTGCTCTTGGTTTTCGGCTACTAAGACAACATGGATATAATGTTTCATCCG ATGTTTTTGACAAGTTCAAAGATGCAAATGGTAACTTCAAAGAAGGCTTAACTGCCAATACGGCTGGTATGTTAAGCTTTTATGAAGCAACACATCTAAGGATGCATGGTGAAGATATACTAGAAGATGCTGTATTTTTCACCACAACTCACCTTGAGTCATCTGTAACCCATGTAAGTCATCCACTAGCAGCAGAAATAACGCAAGCCTTAGAGAGACATCTCCGAAAAAGTCCAGAGAGATTATGTGCAAGGCGTTACATGTCAATCTTACAAGATAATCCTAAATCTCTGCATCATGAAGTAGTAGCTTTGTTGAAACTTGCAAAGTTAGATTTCAATCTTGTTCAGTCTTTACACAAAAGGGAGCTCAGTGAGATCTCTAGGTGGTGGAAAGAACTAGACTTTGAAAGGGAGCTTCCTTTCGCAAGAAATAGGATTGTGGAGTTGTATTTTTGGACAGTCGGAGTATTTTTCGAACCCCAATACGCCTCAGGGAGAAAATTTCTAACAAAAGTAATTGCCTTGGGGTCAGTTTTGGATGATATTTACGATGCATATGGTACATTCGAAGAACTCGAGATCTTTACTGAAGCAATTCAAAG TATCGTTTATGGAATTTTCAGGTGGGACGTCAATTGTATAGATGAATTGCCAGACTATATGAAGATATTTTATAGCAGGCTGCTGAATGTTTGCAGTGAAATTGAGGGGGAGATGGTAAACCAAGGAACTTCATACCGAGTACATTATGCAAAAGAAGCT ataAAAGCTCAAGCCCGATTATACTTTGCCGAGGCACGATGGCTCCATGAAGACTACATCCCAAGCATGGATGAGTATATGGGTATCGCGATACCTTCTGTTGGAAACACTTTGCTTTCGACTATATCTTTAGTCGGAATGGAAGACATAGTGACCAAGGAGGCATTTAAGTGGTTAGCAAATGACCCTAAAATTCTTAGGGCTTCCAACATCATTTTCAGGCTGATGGATGACATTGTTTCTAGCAAG tttgagaaagagagagagcatgTTGCTTCTAGTATTGATTGCTACATGAAGCAACATGGGGTCTCAGAACAAGAGACCATTGAAGTCTTCAACAGAAAAATTGTGGATTCATGGAAGGATATAAATGAAGAGTTTCTTAAACCGACCGCTGTGCCGATGCCTGTGCTTACTCGTGTTCTTAACCTAACGAGAGTGGTTGATCTCCTTTACAAAGGGGAGGATGAGTACACTGGAGTGGGAAACGTTATGAAAGATGGTGTTGTCTCACTCTTCATCGATCCAGTGCCACTGTGA
- the LOC133722648 gene encoding (-)-alpha-pinene synthase-like → MSIQLASLSIQAPQTAKPEILRRTANYHPCIWGDQFINYDSQDTMTQALRQEQVDQLKVVVRREVFRNTSSDFSHQMKLIDAMQRLGVAYHFETEIENALEHMQHTSVRDGDLYNVALGFRLLREHGYNVSSGIFNKFKDANGNFKEGLTSDLPGMLSFYEATHLRMHGEDILEDGLFFTTAHLEFSANDVNHALAAQITQALERPLRKHPERLYARSYMSIFPNDHKTLHHEAVALLKLAKLDFNLVQSLHKKELSEITRWWKELNFERELPFARNRIVELYFWIVGVFFEPQYSTARHFLTKGIAIISVLDDIYDAYGTFEELKIFTEAIQRWDVDCIDELPDYMKIFYRTLFNFCNEIEVAMVTQGTSYRVHYAKEVIKAQARLYFAEAQWLHENYIPSMDEYMQVSVRSVGNTLLSTISLVGMGDIVTKEAFEWLANDPKILRASNIIFRLMDDLVSSKFEKEREHISSSIDCYMKQHGVSEKETVVVFNKKVADSWKDINEEFLRPTDVPMPVLTRILNLTRVVDLLYKGEDEYTRVGKVMKDGVASLLIDPVPL, encoded by the exons ATGTCTATACAATTAGCTTCTCTTTCAATCCAAGCACCACAAACTGCTAAGCCTGAAATCCTTCGGCGCACAGCGAATTATCACCCATGCATTTGGGGAGATCAGTTCATCAACTATGATTCTCAGGACACT ATGACTCAGGCCCTTCGGCAAGAGCAGGTTGATCAACTGAAAGTAGTAGTGAGGAGGGAAGTTTTCAGAAATACTTCAAGTGACTTTTCACATCAAATGAAGTTGATCGATGCGATGCAGCGTCTTGGCGTGGCATACCATTTTGAAACGGAAATAGAAAACGCACTCGAGCATATGCAGCATACATCTGTCCGTGATGGTGACTTGTACAATGTTGCTCTTGGTTTTCGGTTATTACGAGAACATGGATATAATGTTTCTTCTG GTATATTCAACAAGTTCAAAGATGCAAATGGTAACTTCAAAGAAGGCTTAACTTCGGATCTGCCCGGTATGTTAAGCTTTTATGAAGCAACGCATCTAAGGATGCATGGTGAAGATATACTAGAAGATGGTCTCTTTTTCACCACAGCTCACCTTGAGTTTTCTGCAAACGATGTAAATCATGCATTAGCAGCCCAAATAACTCAAGCCTTAGAGAGACCTCTACGAAAACATCCAGAGAGATTATATGCGAGGTCTTACATGTCAATCTTTCCAAATGATCATAAAACTTTGCATCATGAAGCAGTAGCTTTATTGAAACTTGCAAAGTTAGATTTCAATCTTGTTCAGTCTTTACACAAAAAAGAGCTCAGTGAGATCACTAGGTGGTGGAAAGAACTAAACTTTGAAAGGGAGTTACCGTTCGCAAGAAATAGGATTGTGGAGTTGTACTTTTGGATAGTGGGAGTATTTTTCGAACCCCAATACTCGACGGCAAGACATTTTTTAACAAAAGGGATTGCAATTATATCAGTTTTGGATGATATTTACGATGCATATGGTACATTCGAAGAACTCAAAATATTTACTGAAGCAATTCAAAG GTGGGATGTCGACTGTATAGATGAACTACCAGACTATATGAAGATATTTTATCGTACACTGTTCAATTTTTGCAATGAAATTGAGGTGGCGATGGTAACGCAAGGAACATCATACCGAGTACACTATGCAAAAGAAGTG ATAAAAGCTCAAGCCCGACTATACTTTGCCGAGGCACAGTGGCTCCATGAAAACTACATCCCAAGTATGGATGAGTATATGCAGGTCTCTGTACGCTCTGTTGGAAACACTTTGCTTTCGACTATATCTCTAGTTGGCATGGGAGATATTGTAACCAAAGAGGCATTTGAGTGGTTGGCAAATGACCCTAAAATCCTTCGAGCTTCGAATATCATTTTTAGGCTCATGGATGATCTCGTTTCCAGCAAG tttgagaaagagagagaacacATTTCTTCTAGTATTGATTGCTACATGAAGCAACATGGGGTCTCAGAGAAAGAAACAGTTGTTGTCTTCAACAAAAAAGTAGCAGATTCGTGGAAGGATATAAACGAAGAGTTTCTTAGACCAACTGATGTTCCAATGCCTGTGCTTACTCGGATTCTTAACCTAACTAGAGTAGTTGATCTCCTTTACAAAGGGGAGGATGAGTACACCCGAGTGGGAAAAGTGATGAAAGATGGTGTTGCCTCACTGCTAATTGATCCGGTACCATTGTGA
- the LOC133722934 gene encoding F-box/FBD/LRR-repeat protein At1g78750-like, with protein sequence MAEAQLAVDRFSELPPEITHHILAFLPIADVTRVSSLSKRCRGLHLSNPTLNFDSFPSESTLTFDKRLELLNSLDRFLIQRGNNKVKYFSIIWTPEYHFGETEIESHCGLEKSRILGWIQNAVRCNVENLTVFFATFMPTLGDTLQDHGIDFPSCVFLCESLRYLTLDMKCAILEAPSFSTSPSSNLVSLSLRNVTIEDDGGFCKWVSYCCRFIKKLWLERVCGLENITIASSSLESLSVQFPCYFDIDRLVIAGDKIENIDIDWEYDSNKRNNRSLLNISAPNLKYLKWVGNMLNHQHLGEMNCLEQVEISLTSYDVNDLDSVFEQFLCSISSVKVLLLDQVTAKTLFREGFTPAQLSNVWYLLMSTWCSIDDNLVPAMTSLFRAVPNLTTLNVSSSPEFPFHGGGDNVSGFERGYWELQGLDFVSKLEEVTIELTTGSNGFELARYMLGHGGNLKKMFVITTPDQSSLVPEIRRTNRTSNARVVFLVKRKLPPRRV encoded by the exons ATGGCTGAAGCTCAGCTTGCTGTAGACAGATTCAGTGAACTGCCACCGGAGATAACCCATCACATTCTGGCCTTCCTTCCCATAGCTGATGTCACTCGAGTGAGCAGCTTGTCCAAAAGATGCAGAGGCCTTCATCTATCAAATCCCACATTGAATTTCGATTCATTTCCTTCTGAGTCAACCCTTACATTTGATAAGAggttggagttgttgaactccTTGGATCGCTTCCTGATTCAACGAGGGAATAACAAGGTAAAATACTTCTCCATTATTTGGACGCCTGAATACCATTTTGGGGAAACTGAAATAGAAAGTCACTGTGGTCTTGAGAAATCACGAATTCTGGGTTGGATTCAAAATGCAGTACGTTGTAATGTTGAAAACCTTACTGTTTTCTTTGCAACTTTTATGCCAACTCTAGGAGATACTCTTCAGGATCATGGTATAGATTTTCCTTCTTGTGTCTTTCTTTGCGAGTCTTTGAGGTACTTAACCCTGGACATGAAGTGTGCAATTCTTGAAGCTCCCTCCTTTAGTACTTCTCCTTCCTCTAATCTCGTGTCCTTGAGTTTGAGAAATGTGACTATAGAAGATGATGGAGGGTTTTGCAAATGGGTCTCCTACTGTTGTAGGTTTATTAAGAAATTGTGGCTGGAACGGGTTTGTGGGTTGGAAAACATCACCATTGCAAGTTCGTCCTTGGAGTCATTGTCGGTCCAGTTTCCCTGTTATTTTGACATTGACCGTCTGGTAATAGCTGGTGATAAAATTGAAAATATAGATATAGATTGGGAGTATGATTCAAACAAGCGCAACAATAGAAGTTTGTTGAATATTTCGGCCCCAAATCTGAAGTATCTGAAATGGGTTGGGAATATGTTGAACCATCAGCATCTTGGGGAAATGAATTGTTTGGAACAAGTTGAGATTTCTCTGACTTCTTATGATGTAAATGATTTGGATAGCGTTTTTGAGCAGTTCTTGTGCAGTATAAGCAGTGTTAAAGTTCTTCTTCTAGACCAAGTGACTGCCAAG ACTTTGTTCAGGGAAGGTTTCACACCTGCCCAATTGAGCAATGTTTGGTACTTGCTTATGTCTACTTGGTGCAGTATTGATGACAACCTTGTGCCAGCCATGACCTCTCTTTTCAGGGCTGTGCCTAATTTGACTACTTTGAACGTATCGTCATCTCCTGAGTTTCCTTTTCATGGTGGTGGTGATAAT GTATCTGGATTTGAGAGGGGATATTGGGAACTCCAGGGGCTTGATTTTGTTTCTAAGCTAGAGGAGGTAACCATAGAGCTTACCACTGGGTCCAATGGATTTGAATTAGCAAGGTACATGCTTGGGCATGGTGGTAACTTGAAGAAAATGTTTGTTATTACTACACCCGATCAATCAAGTTTAGTACCGGAAATACGGAGAACCAACCGTACTTCCAATGCTAGAGTTGTCTTTCTGGTAAAACGGAAGCTGCCTCCTCGTCGTGTTTAA